The following proteins are encoded in a genomic region of Thunnus maccoyii chromosome 8, fThuMac1.1, whole genome shotgun sequence:
- the hars gene encoding histidine--tRNA ligase isoform X2, protein MDDKAQIQEAIKTQGEVVRKLKSEKASKEQIDEEVAKLLQLKARLGGDDGKHQFVLKTAKGTRDYNPKQMAIREKVFKTIISCFKRHGAETIDTPVFELKETLTGKYGEDSKLIYDLKDQGGELLSLRYDLTVPFARYLAMNKITNIKRYHIAKVYRRDNPAMTRGRYREFYQCDFDIAGQYDGMIPDAECLKIVYEILSELNLGDFRIKVNDRRILDGMFAVCGVPDDKFRTICSTVDKLDKMSWEDVKKEMVNEKGLSEEAADQIGEYVSMQGGMDLAERLLQDQKMSQSKQACAGLSDIKLLFSYLQLFQVTDKVVFDLSLARGLDYYTGIIYEAVLTQAGVAPVPAEAQNGAPAEESVSVGSVAGGGRYDGLVGMFDPKGRKVPCVGVSIGIERIFSIMEQKAEASAEKVRTTEVQIMVASAQKNLLEERLKLVTELWNAGIKAEVMYKKNPKLLSQLQHCEESGIPLVAILGEQELKDGVVKLRVVATREEVDISRADLIGEIRRRTSEA, encoded by the exons GACGACAAGGCACAGATACAAGAAGCGATTAAAACTCAAGGTGAAGTCGTTCGGAAGTTAAAGTCCGAGAAGGCGAGCAAAGAGCAG aTTGATGAAGAGGTAGCcaaactgctgcagctgaaggctCGGTTAGGAGGAGATGATGGCAAACATCAGTTTGTCCTCAAGACTGCAAAG GGAACGAGGGACTACAACCCCAAGCAGATGGCCATCAGAGAGAAAGTCTTCAAAACCATCATCAGCTGCTTCAAACGCCACGGAGCCGAAACCATCGACACACCTGTTTTTGAACTAAAG GAAACATTGACAGGGAAGTATGGAGAAGACTCCAAGCTCATCTACGACCTCAAAGACCAAGGAGGAGAGCTGCTGTCCCTCAGATATGACCTCACT GTGCCCTTCGCTCGCTACCTGGCTATGAACAAGATAACCAACATCAAGCGCTACCACATCGCTAAGGTCTACCGCCGTGACAACCCAGCCATGACCCGCGGACGCTACCGAGAGTTTTACCAATGC GATTTTGACATAGCAGGGCAGTATGACGGCATGATTCCGGATGCCGAGTGCCTGAAGATCGTCTACGAAATCCTCAGCGAGCTGAACCTCGGAGACTTCCGTATCAAG GTCAACGACAGACGCATCCTCGACGGgatgtttgctgtgtgtggCGTTCCCGATGACAAGTTCCGCACCATCTGCTCAACAGTGGATAAACTGGACAAG ATGTCTTGGGAGGATGTGAAGAAGGAGATGGTGAATGAGAAGGGCTTGTCAGAGGAGGCTGCAGACCAGATTGGGGAGTACGTCAGTATGCAGG GTGGGATGGACCTAGCAGAGCGCCTCCTTCAGGACCAGAAGATGTCTCAGAGTAAGCAGGCCTGTGCCGGCCTGTCAGACATAAAGCTTCTCTTCAGCTACCTGCAGCTCTTCCAGGTCACAGACAAG GTGGTGTTTGACCTCAGTCTGGCTCGGGGTCTGGACTATTACACAGGAATCATATATGAGGCAGTGCTGACTCAGGCAGGCGTGGCCCCGGTTCCCGCTGAGGCCCAGAACGGGGCTCCTGCAGAGGAGAGTGTCAGTGTGGGTAGCGTGGCCGGTGGGGGGCGCTACGATGGTTTGGTCGGCATGTTTGACCCCAAGGGCAGGAAAGTGCCGTGTGTGGGTGTCAGCATCGGCATTGAGAGGATCTTCTCCATCATGGAGCAGAAGGCTGAG GCTTCAGCGGAGAAGGTTCGGACCACAGAGGTGCAGATCATGGTGGCGTCTGCACAGAAGAACCTGCTGGAGGAGAGACTCAAACTGGTCACTGAGCTCTGGAATGCTGGAATcaag gcaGAGGTGATGTATAAGAAGAACCCCAAACTGCTGAGTCAGCTGCAGCACTGTGAGGAGTCGGGGATCCCCCTGGTGGCCATACTGGGAGAACAGGAGCTGAAAGATGGAGTGGTCAAACTGCGTGTCGTGGCCACCAGAGAGGAG GTTGATATATCAAGAGCTGATCTTATAGGTGAGATCAGGAGAAGGACCTCTGAGGCCTAG
- the hars gene encoding histidine--tRNA ligase isoform X1: MNMLGVFCVRACSGLVGFRIATHVRSLHSFAGITVAQIDEEVAKLLQLKARLGGDDGKHQFVLKTAKGTRDYNPKQMAIREKVFKTIISCFKRHGAETIDTPVFELKETLTGKYGEDSKLIYDLKDQGGELLSLRYDLTVPFARYLAMNKITNIKRYHIAKVYRRDNPAMTRGRYREFYQCDFDIAGQYDGMIPDAECLKIVYEILSELNLGDFRIKVNDRRILDGMFAVCGVPDDKFRTICSTVDKLDKMSWEDVKKEMVNEKGLSEEAADQIGEYVSMQGGMDLAERLLQDQKMSQSKQACAGLSDIKLLFSYLQLFQVTDKVVFDLSLARGLDYYTGIIYEAVLTQAGVAPVPAEAQNGAPAEESVSVGSVAGGGRYDGLVGMFDPKGRKVPCVGVSIGIERIFSIMEQKAEASAEKVRTTEVQIMVASAQKNLLEERLKLVTELWNAGIKAEVMYKKNPKLLSQLQHCEESGIPLVAILGEQELKDGVVKLRVVATREEVDISRADLIGEIRRRTSEA, from the exons ATGAACATGCTGGGCGTGTTTTGTGTTCGTGCTTGCTCTGGTCTGGTGGGCTTCCGGATTGCAACACATGTCCGATCTCTGCATTCTTTCGCCGGGATCACTGTGGCTCAG aTTGATGAAGAGGTAGCcaaactgctgcagctgaaggctCGGTTAGGAGGAGATGATGGCAAACATCAGTTTGTCCTCAAGACTGCAAAG GGAACGAGGGACTACAACCCCAAGCAGATGGCCATCAGAGAGAAAGTCTTCAAAACCATCATCAGCTGCTTCAAACGCCACGGAGCCGAAACCATCGACACACCTGTTTTTGAACTAAAG GAAACATTGACAGGGAAGTATGGAGAAGACTCCAAGCTCATCTACGACCTCAAAGACCAAGGAGGAGAGCTGCTGTCCCTCAGATATGACCTCACT GTGCCCTTCGCTCGCTACCTGGCTATGAACAAGATAACCAACATCAAGCGCTACCACATCGCTAAGGTCTACCGCCGTGACAACCCAGCCATGACCCGCGGACGCTACCGAGAGTTTTACCAATGC GATTTTGACATAGCAGGGCAGTATGACGGCATGATTCCGGATGCCGAGTGCCTGAAGATCGTCTACGAAATCCTCAGCGAGCTGAACCTCGGAGACTTCCGTATCAAG GTCAACGACAGACGCATCCTCGACGGgatgtttgctgtgtgtggCGTTCCCGATGACAAGTTCCGCACCATCTGCTCAACAGTGGATAAACTGGACAAG ATGTCTTGGGAGGATGTGAAGAAGGAGATGGTGAATGAGAAGGGCTTGTCAGAGGAGGCTGCAGACCAGATTGGGGAGTACGTCAGTATGCAGG GTGGGATGGACCTAGCAGAGCGCCTCCTTCAGGACCAGAAGATGTCTCAGAGTAAGCAGGCCTGTGCCGGCCTGTCAGACATAAAGCTTCTCTTCAGCTACCTGCAGCTCTTCCAGGTCACAGACAAG GTGGTGTTTGACCTCAGTCTGGCTCGGGGTCTGGACTATTACACAGGAATCATATATGAGGCAGTGCTGACTCAGGCAGGCGTGGCCCCGGTTCCCGCTGAGGCCCAGAACGGGGCTCCTGCAGAGGAGAGTGTCAGTGTGGGTAGCGTGGCCGGTGGGGGGCGCTACGATGGTTTGGTCGGCATGTTTGACCCCAAGGGCAGGAAAGTGCCGTGTGTGGGTGTCAGCATCGGCATTGAGAGGATCTTCTCCATCATGGAGCAGAAGGCTGAG GCTTCAGCGGAGAAGGTTCGGACCACAGAGGTGCAGATCATGGTGGCGTCTGCACAGAAGAACCTGCTGGAGGAGAGACTCAAACTGGTCACTGAGCTCTGGAATGCTGGAATcaag gcaGAGGTGATGTATAAGAAGAACCCCAAACTGCTGAGTCAGCTGCAGCACTGTGAGGAGTCGGGGATCCCCCTGGTGGCCATACTGGGAGAACAGGAGCTGAAAGATGGAGTGGTCAAACTGCGTGTCGTGGCCACCAGAGAGGAG GTTGATATATCAAGAGCTGATCTTATAGGTGAGATCAGGAGAAGGACCTCTGAGGCCTAG